The following coding sequences lie in one Bordetella genomosp. 9 genomic window:
- a CDS encoding branched-chain amino acid transaminase, giving the protein MSMADRDGFIWYDGKLVPWREATTHVLTHSLHYGLSVFEGVRAYKTDSGTAIFRLKEHTKRLFNSAHIYQIPMPFDAETLEAAQCEVVRANGLESCYLRPLVFYGSEKMGVSPKGAKVHVAIAAWPWGAYLGEEALAEGIRVKVSSYARQHVNVTMPRAKVATTYANSIIANAEALQDGYDEALLLDTEGFVAEGAGENIFLVKDGVLVEPEIASALTGITRSTIHALAADLGIPVLTRRLTRDDVYIADEAFFTGTAAEVTPIREVDNRRIGAGRRGPVTERLQQAFFDVVHGRNAKYQGWLTKV; this is encoded by the coding sequence ATGTCGATGGCCGACCGCGACGGATTCATCTGGTATGACGGCAAACTGGTCCCCTGGCGCGAGGCTACCACCCACGTCCTGACCCATTCGCTGCACTACGGATTGTCCGTATTCGAAGGAGTGCGGGCCTACAAAACCGACAGCGGCACAGCGATCTTCCGGCTGAAGGAACACACCAAGCGGCTGTTCAACTCCGCTCACATCTACCAGATCCCCATGCCGTTCGACGCGGAGACGCTGGAAGCGGCGCAATGCGAAGTGGTGCGGGCCAACGGCCTGGAGTCCTGCTATTTGCGTCCGCTGGTGTTCTACGGCTCCGAAAAGATGGGCGTGTCGCCCAAGGGCGCGAAGGTCCACGTCGCCATCGCGGCCTGGCCCTGGGGCGCCTACCTGGGCGAAGAAGCGCTGGCCGAAGGCATCCGCGTCAAGGTCTCCTCCTATGCGCGTCAGCACGTCAACGTCACCATGCCGCGCGCCAAGGTCGCCACCACGTACGCCAATTCGATCATCGCCAACGCCGAGGCCCTGCAGGACGGCTACGATGAAGCCCTGTTGCTGGACACGGAAGGCTTCGTCGCGGAAGGCGCCGGCGAGAACATCTTCCTGGTCAAGGACGGCGTGCTCGTCGAACCTGAAATCGCATCGGCCTTGACCGGCATCACCCGTTCAACCATCCATGCCCTGGCCGCCGATCTCGGCATCCCGGTATTGACGCGCCGCCTGACCCGCGACGACGTCTACATCGCGGACGAAGCCTTTTTTACAGGCACCGCCGCCGAAGTCACGCCCATCCGGGAAGTCGACAACCGGCGCATCGGCGCAGGCCGCCGCGGCCCCGTCACGGAGCGCCTGCAGCAGGCCTTCTTCGACGTCGTGCACGGCCGAAACGCGAAGTACCAGGGCTGGCTGACCAAGGTTTGA
- a CDS encoding zinc-finger domain-containing protein, with amino-acid sequence MTAAATAPAHEVIEVGAEDLPVYCPNPKAPLWSMHPRVFLDVAHTGSTRCPYCGAEYRLKPGTVLTSHGH; translated from the coding sequence ATGACCGCAGCAGCCACCGCCCCCGCCCATGAAGTCATCGAGGTCGGCGCCGAAGATCTGCCCGTGTACTGCCCCAACCCCAAAGCGCCCCTATGGAGCATGCATCCGCGTGTCTTTCTGGACGTCGCGCATACCGGCAGCACGCGCTGTCCGTATTGCGGAGCCGAATACCGCTTGAAGCCCGGTACCGTTCTCACCAGCCACGGTCACTGA